The genomic DNA GGCCGTTTCGGTCAGGCGGGACCGCAGGACCCAGTTGAGCCCGGCTCCGTCGATGGCGGCGCGCCATAGGTCCAGGTGGTGCATGTGGCGAGGGAACAGGCCGAGCACTGTGGCCGGGCGCGCGGAAAGGAGTCCGGCGGCCAGCCGGGTGACGTCGTTGAGTTCTTCCCGGCGCACCGAGCCGAAAATGACGAAATCGTCCTTGGCCGAGATCAGGTCCTTGAGGGGATTGCCCGCGCGGGCCATGGGACCGGCGTCGCCCATGCGGTCGAACTTGATGTTGGGCATGACCTGGACTCGGTCGCGGCCGAACAGGGTTCCGAAGCGGCGGGCATCGGTCTCGGAGACGGCCATTATCCGCTCCGGCGCGAGTTCGCGGAACAGGGCGGGCCAGGTCATGTATCCGGCCAGTGATTTGGTGGTCATGCGTCCGTTGGCCAGAAGCACGGGAACGCCGCCGGTCTTGCAGGCGGATAGAAAGCCGGGCCATATCTCGGTTTCGAGGATGACGGCCAACTCCGGCCGCACCCGCTCAATCATGCGGCGCATGAGGCCTGGATCGTCGAAGGGAAAATACCACGGCTGCACGGCCAGCCCGGATTTGCGGCCGTTGATCTCGTCCGCCGCCCGGACCAGGGTTTGGTGCCCCTGGAGGGTGTTGGTGGTCACGAGCACGCGCAGGGGGCCGGATGCGGAGGGCCGCAGATGCCTGAGGATTTCCCAGGCCAGGTAGGCCTCGCCACCGCTGGCCGCCTGTATCCACAGGTGGGCCGGAGCGGGCAGGCCGCCGTCCAGGGTGCGCTGCTCCCAGCCGTCCTTGAGCCGTCCGTTGAACCTGAGCAGGGGCAGGACGGCCTTCCAGACCAGCCCGTAGGCCCGCAGGCCCATGTTCACGCCGGTTTTTCCCATCTAGCCCCTGCCTTGCAGGCCGAGCCGGATGAGCTCGCCGATCAGTTCGGTGAAGGAGTAGCCCACGTGGGCCGCGGCTCGGGGCAGCAGGCTGGTGGGGGTCATGCCGGGCAGGGTGTTGACTTCCAGCAGGTAGGTTTCGCCGTCGGCGGTGGCGATGAAGTCGCCCCGGCTGTAGCCGGTCAGGCCCAGCGCCGCGTGGGCGACGAGCATCTGCTCCTGGATGGATTTGGACAGCGCTTCGTCCACAGGAGCAGGGCAGATTTCCTTGGCTCCGTCGGCGGCGTATTTGTTGTCGTAATCGAAAAAGTCGGACCCGTCCCGAGGAGTAATCATGACGAGGGGCAGGGCCTCCTTGCCGAGAATGCCGCAGGTCAGTTCGACACCGTGGACATAGGTTTCCACCAGGGCGGACTGGCACATGGCGAAGACCTTGTCCAACGCCGCCGGGAATTCCTCGGCCGTGCGGACCAGGGACATGCCCAAGGAGGAGCCGCCCTTGTCCGGCTTGACGAATACGGGCAGGGGAAGTTCCAGCGGGGTCTCCCGTCCCTGCGTGGGGGTGATGAGCTGCCAGCCCGGGGTCTTGATGCCGTTGGCCTCGAAGACCTCCTTGGCGGCGGCCTTGTTCAGGGCCAGGTAGGAACCGGCGGGACCAGCCCCCTGATAGGGACAGTCCGCCTTGTCCAGAACGGCCTGGATGAGGCCGTCCTCGCCCGGTTCGCCGTGCAGGTTGATGAAGGCGAAATCCGCGCTTTTGGCTATGTTGAGCAGGTTCCGGAAGTCGTCGGCCGGGTCGAAAAATGTCACTTCATGGCCGAGTTCATCCAGGGCGGTCCGAATCTTCTTCGCTCCGACCAGGGAAACGTCGCGTTCGTCAGACCAGCCGCCCGCTATCAAAATCACATGCATTGAGGTCCACCTTGAGTGTGTCGCATATAAGTTGTTCCAGTTCCAGGGCCTGCCGCTTGGTTTCGTTGATGCGGTCCTGGAGGTTCATCGGGATGCCGTATCGGATGATGAGGTCCCGGAAGCGGTCCTCGATGGACACCAGCTCGTTGTGGTTCACCCGCTTGTCCGCGTAAAGCACGGCCAGGGGCGTGAAGTAGCGCGCAAGATCCATGTCGAAGGGCCAGTAGACGTGATGGCTCACCCCGCAGGCGATGACCGGGTTTCCGGTCAATTCGGCCACCCAGGCGCCGCCGAGTTGGCTGTGGTTGCCGCCGTGGCGGATGCAGTATGTCTTGGCCAGGTCGTGGAGCAGGGCCGAGGCGCGAACCGTCGGCACGTGTACATCCATGCCCGCATCAACGGCCCGTTCGGCGATACAGGTGGCGACGGACGCCACCATGCGGCTGTGCTCGGCCACGTTGTCGAGCATGGCGAATTGCTCCCAGTACCGGAAGCACTGCGCGTCGTCCGGGACGAATTGTCCGGGAACATGCGCGGCGGGCGGCGGTGGGGGGAGAGGCGATATGTACCGGCCGACGGGTCGGGAAGCGTTTTCTTTGACAGACATGGCGTGCGTGCGCGGAGCGCGTCTGGTTGGCCGGGATGCACCAGCGCATCCGATATCCTCAATCTATCAGCACGGCCGGAAAAAATAAAGCTGGCGGGCACGGGAAAAACCGGGCGGCATTATCACAGACCATTCTTTTTCCTGAATTCCGGGGGCCATGCGGGTGATGGGCCGGAGGCGGTCGACGGACGGCGGAATCCTCGGCTGTCGGCGATGCGGCGGTTCCCGTCGCGGACACGAGCGCGTTGCAATGCCGGAGGCAATTCGCTTTTATCGTAACTACCGGTCGAATCTGCCGGTTTTTCATTTGCTCATATCATTCAGAGAGTATATGACTGTCGCTAACCTAAAGAAATCGGTTCATCAATCAGCCTAAAGGATTATGCTTTGAGCTTCGAATTACTTGAAAAATTTCGTGATCCTGACCTGTGCCGGAAAATCCTCGACAAGATGGAATCCGAGCTGGACCGTGAGCTGCGCTTCATGGAGGTTTGCGGCACCCACACCGTGGCCATCTTCCAGAGCGGATTGCGTTCCCTTTTGCCTGAGAAGGTGGTGCACCTGAGCGGCCCGGGCTGCCCGGTCTGCGTCACCCACGAGTCGGAGGTCAACGCCTTCCTTGATCTGGCCGGACGCGACAAGGTCATCATGGCGACCTTCGGCGACCTCATGCGCGTGCCCGGCGACAAGGGCCGCAACCTCAAGAAGGCCATGGCCGACGGCGCGCGGGTAAAGGTGGTCTATTCGCCCTTCGACACCCTCAAGCTGGCCAAGGAAAATCCGGACGATCTGGTGGTCTTCATCGGCGTGGGCTTCGAGACCACGGCGCCGACCATCGCCGGGACCATGAAGATGGCCCGCCAGCAGGGCATCGAGAACCTGCGGATTCTCTGCTTCCACAAGACCGTGCCCACCGCCCTGGACGCGCTCCTTTCCGACGAGGCCATCAACATCGACGGCTTCATCCTCCCCGGCCACGTTTCGGCCATCATCGGCGTCGAACCCTATCGGTTCATCGCCCGCGATTACGCCAAGTCCGCCGTGGTCACCGGGTTCGAACCCCTGGATATCCTCCAGTCCCTGAACCAGATGATCGAATGGCGAAACAAGGGCGAGGCGCATGTGTCCAACAACTACACGCGTATCGTCGGCGAGAACGGCAATCCCAAGGCCCTGGAAATCATGTATGAGGTTTTCGAGCCCTGCGACGCCCTCTGGCGCGGCCTGGGGCTGATCCCCGGCTCCGGCCTCGAAATCCGCCCCGAATGGGAGCAGTTCGACGCCAAGAAGGAATTCGGCATCGAAATCAAGGAAAGTCCGTCCTTGCCCGGTTGCAAGTGCGGTGACATTCTCAAGGGCGTCAAGCAGCCCGATCAGTGTCCTCTTTTCGGCAAGGCCTGCACCCCGGCCGATCCGGTCGGCCCGTGCATGGTCTCCACCGAGGGCAGTTGTGCGGCATACTACAAATACAAATTGGATTAGACATGTCTGACAAGGTGTTACTCGATTACGGCAGCGGCGGGCGCGCTTCCCAGCGCCTTATCTCCGAACTCTTTCTCAAGCACCTGGGCAACGACGAACTCGACCGCCTCAACGACGCGGCCGTGCTTTCCCTGTCCGGCAAGGTGGCCATGTCCACCGACTCCTTCACGGTCGACCCGATCTTCTTTCCCGGCGGCGACATCGGTTCGCTCGCCGTGCACGGCACGGTCAACGACGTGGCCATGATGGGCGCCATTCCGCGTTACATCACCTGTGGCTACATCATCGAGGAAGGGCTTCCCATGGCCGATCTGGAGAAGATCGTGGCCTCCATGGGCGAGGCAGCCCGCAAGGCCGGGGTCAAGGTGGTCACCGGCGATACCAAGGTCGTGCCCAAGGGAGCCTGCGACAAGATATTCATCAACACCACCGGCATCGGCGATGTCATTGCCGACCCGGCTCCCAGCGGCGACGCCGCCCGCCCGGGCGATGCGGTGCTGGTCTCCGGGACCATCGGCGACCATGGCCTGACCGTGCTCGGCACCCGCGAGGGGCTCGATTTCGAGGCAAAGGTTCAGTCCGATTCCGCCGCGCTCAACCACCTGCTGGTCAAGCTTGTTAGCGAGCTGCCCGAGGTGCATGTCCTGCGCGATCCTACCCGCGGCGGCTTGGCCACCACTCTCAACGAGATCACCAAGAGTTCCAACGTCTGCTGCGAGCTGATTGAAAATGACATCCCGGTGCGGGCCGAGGTCAAGGGCGGCTGCTCCATTCTCGGTCTCGACCCTCTGTACCTTGCGAACGAAGGCAAGTTCCTCTGCGTTCTGCCTGGGGAATACGCCGACAAGGCATTGGAAATCATGCGCGCCGATCCCCTGGGCCAGGACGCCCGCCGTATCGGCACCATGACCGACGCCAACCCCGGCAAGGTCGTCCTCGTCACTCCGCTCGGCGGCAAGCGGCTCCTCGGCATGTTGGAGGGCGAACAGCTCCCCCGAATCTGCTAGGCGCTATGTCTGCAAGAAAAACAAAAGGCCCGGCATAAGCCGGGCCTTTTGTTTTGGCGGGCCGCCCCCTGTCCTTATTTTACTCCCCGAATCCTTTTGCGTGCGCATCCGCACGGGTAATGATCGTCGAAGGGATTAATCTCTTTTCAAATGATGGTCTGACTTTTGGCGATTGATGAAATGAAAAAAACAACACTAAATTCGAATTTCCGCGAAGCGGCGCCAAAAAGTTTGGAAGGGGGAGTCCAGAGGGGGAAACTTTTTCAAAAGTTTCCCCCTCTGGCCGCCGGAGGCTCTTCAAAAACAAGACAAAGGGGCTCGGCAAAGCCGAGCCCCTTTGTCTTGTGAGATTATGCCAAGCCGGTCCGTCTACCTGGCCTGCGCCTTGCGGTCTTCGATGAGTGCGGCGGCGCGGCGGGCGAGTTGGGTGATTTCCGGTTTCGAGATTTGGTCGTCCGCGCCCACGGTTTCGCCTCGATGACGGAGCTTGTCGGTGATGAGCGAGGAGAAGAGGATGACGGGCAGACTGCGCAGGACCGGGTCTTCCTTGACACGTCTGCACAGATGGTGGCCGTCCATCATGGGCATTTCGATGTCCGAGACAAGGACCTGGACGTAGTCGGTGATGGGGCGTTCCTCGTCCTGGGCGCGTTTCTTGATCTCCAGCAGCCGGTCCCAGCATTCGCGACCGTTGGTGGTCTTTTCCACCTGGAATCCAGCCTGGCCGAGCATGTCGCGGATCATTTCGCGGATGAGCGGGGAGTCGTCGGCAATGAGGGCCTTGTAGCCGGAGAAGCCGTCGAGGACGAAGTTGTCGTCGAACTGGAGACGCATGGCGGGATTGAGTTCCGAGACGATGCGCTCGAGATCGAGGATGAAGACGATGCGGTCCTCGAATTTGACCACGCCGGTGATGGAGTCCGAGGACAGGGCGGACACGTATTTGTTGGGAGCTTCCACGTCTTCCCAGGAGATTCGGTGGATGCGGGTCACGCCGGAGACCATGAAGGCCGAGGTAACCTGGTTGAATTCGGTGACGATGACCTTGGGCGGTTCGTTCTCCACCCGTTTTTTCTTGAGCCAGATGGACAGGTCGAGCAGGGGGATGATCCGGGAGCGGAGGTTGAAGGCTCCGAGCACGGACGGGTGGGAAACCTCGGGCATCTCCGTGACCTTGGGCATCCGGATGATCTCCAGCACCTTGGCCACGTTGACGCCGTAGTATCCCTTGCGGCTGGGTTTGTGCCCATTTCCGAGGGCCTGGTCTTCCTGGTTGGCTTCTACGTCGGCGGATTCCTTGGGTTCCTCTTCAAGGTAGAATTCGACGATTTCCAGTTCGTTGGTGCCCGCTTCGAGCAGAATGTCGGTGGACTGGGTGCCCATGGTGATATCGTTTCCTTGTCAAGGGTGTGGAATGATTAAGGCAACAGGGGTGTGTGTAAACGCTATCGGCAAATT from Pseudodesulfovibrio thermohalotolerans includes the following:
- a CDS encoding 3-deoxy-D-manno-octulosonic acid transferase; the encoded protein is MGKTGVNMGLRAYGLVWKAVLPLLRFNGRLKDGWEQRTLDGGLPAPAHLWIQAASGGEAYLAWEILRHLRPSASGPLRVLVTTNTLQGHQTLVRAADEINGRKSGLAVQPWYFPFDDPGLMRRMIERVRPELAVILETEIWPGFLSACKTGGVPVLLANGRMTTKSLAGYMTWPALFRELAPERIMAVSETDARRFGTLFGRDRVQVMPNIKFDRMGDAGPMARAGNPLKDLISAKDDFVIFGSVRREELNDVTRLAAGLLSARPATVLGLFPRHMHHLDLWRAAIDGAGLNWVLRSRLTETAKPGTVILWDTFGELVPAYGLAKTAFVGGSLAPLGGQNFLEPLTCGVTPVTGPHWKNFAWVGREIIESGLAVEASDWRDALESLTKILDNTPPRKQIAAAAGQYIRDRRGGAEAVAKQVADFLNND
- a CDS encoding D-alanine--D-alanine ligase family protein, with the translated sequence MHVILIAGGWSDERDVSLVGAKKIRTALDELGHEVTFFDPADDFRNLLNIAKSADFAFINLHGEPGEDGLIQAVLDKADCPYQGAGPAGSYLALNKAAAKEVFEANGIKTPGWQLITPTQGRETPLELPLPVFVKPDKGGSSLGMSLVRTAEEFPAALDKVFAMCQSALVETYVHGVELTCGILGKEALPLVMITPRDGSDFFDYDNKYAADGAKEICPAPVDEALSKSIQEQMLVAHAALGLTGYSRGDFIATADGETYLLEVNTLPGMTPTSLLPRAAAHVGYSFTELIGELIRLGLQGRG
- a CDS encoding HD domain-containing protein, whose translation is MLDNVAEHSRMVASVATCIAERAVDAGMDVHVPTVRASALLHDLAKTYCIRHGGNHSQLGGAWVAELTGNPVIACGVSHHVYWPFDMDLARYFTPLAVLYADKRVNHNELVSIEDRFRDLIIRYGIPMNLQDRINETKRQALELEQLICDTLKVDLNACDFDSGRLV
- the hypD gene encoding hydrogenase formation protein HypD, whose amino-acid sequence is MSFELLEKFRDPDLCRKILDKMESELDRELRFMEVCGTHTVAIFQSGLRSLLPEKVVHLSGPGCPVCVTHESEVNAFLDLAGRDKVIMATFGDLMRVPGDKGRNLKKAMADGARVKVVYSPFDTLKLAKENPDDLVVFIGVGFETTAPTIAGTMKMARQQGIENLRILCFHKTVPTALDALLSDEAINIDGFILPGHVSAIIGVEPYRFIARDYAKSAVVTGFEPLDILQSLNQMIEWRNKGEAHVSNNYTRIVGENGNPKALEIMYEVFEPCDALWRGLGLIPGSGLEIRPEWEQFDAKKEFGIEIKESPSLPGCKCGDILKGVKQPDQCPLFGKACTPADPVGPCMVSTEGSCAAYYKYKLD
- the hypE gene encoding hydrogenase expression/formation protein HypE, encoding MSDKVLLDYGSGGRASQRLISELFLKHLGNDELDRLNDAAVLSLSGKVAMSTDSFTVDPIFFPGGDIGSLAVHGTVNDVAMMGAIPRYITCGYIIEEGLPMADLEKIVASMGEAARKAGVKVVTGDTKVVPKGACDKIFINTTGIGDVIADPAPSGDAARPGDAVLVSGTIGDHGLTVLGTREGLDFEAKVQSDSAALNHLLVKLVSELPEVHVLRDPTRGGLATTLNEITKSSNVCCELIENDIPVRAEVKGGCSILGLDPLYLANEGKFLCVLPGEYADKALEIMRADPLGQDARRIGTMTDANPGKVVLVTPLGGKRLLGMLEGEQLPRIC
- a CDS encoding chemotaxis protein; translated protein: MGTQSTDILLEAGTNELEIVEFYLEEEPKESADVEANQEDQALGNGHKPSRKGYYGVNVAKVLEIIRMPKVTEMPEVSHPSVLGAFNLRSRIIPLLDLSIWLKKKRVENEPPKVIVTEFNQVTSAFMVSGVTRIHRISWEDVEAPNKYVSALSSDSITGVVKFEDRIVFILDLERIVSELNPAMRLQFDDNFVLDGFSGYKALIADDSPLIREMIRDMLGQAGFQVEKTTNGRECWDRLLEIKKRAQDEERPITDYVQVLVSDIEMPMMDGHHLCRRVKEDPVLRSLPVILFSSLITDKLRHRGETVGADDQISKPEITQLARRAAALIEDRKAQAR